AGGGAAGAATTCCCGAGGTTTTCCCCCTCCTAAAGCACTCACTGGAATTCCCTCAGCCAAGCTCTGGGAATTCTTTCCAAGCCAAGGTTCCTTCTTAGAATTTGATCCCCTTTTCCCACAAAAAATTCCCGGGAAAAATCTCCTGGTCCTGCTCAGGACAGGATTTTTTGgcagaattcccagaaaaagaaggaatttaGTAGGGAAAAGCCACAAATTCCCATTTTGGATGGGATCTTTCCTTGGTGGGGCCAGGAGAGCTCATCCCAATCCCCCTAAAAATTCCAGGAGCAGACACAGCTGGAAAAAGCGGGAATTGTGGACCCGCTGCCCTTCCCAAAGGGAAGAATTCCCGAGGTTTTCCTGATCCTAAAGCACTCACTGGAATTCCCTCAGCCAacctttgggttggaaggaagaaaaattccttctttttctggGAATTCTTTCCAAGCCAAGGGGTTTTTTGGTCATTTTATCTCCTTTTCCCACAAAGAATTCCCCGGAAGAAACTCCTGGTCCTGCTCgggatgggattttttggcagaattcccagaaaaagaaggaatttaGTTGGGAAAAGCCACGAATTTCCCATTTCTGGGATTccttggcagggccaggagagcTCATCCCAACGCTCccaaaaattcctggaatgagaGGCGATTTTTTCCCGccattccttttcctccttttcccaacTCGGGGCCTCTCCATCCCCTTCGGAAGCTGCTATTCCCAAATTTCCgcctttcctgctgctccaggattCCCGTTTATCCCTGGGAGCGCTCGGGGGCGGCACCGCCGCACCTCGGCTCATCCCGCGCTGCTTCGGAATTCCGGAAAAACGCCGGATTCctccgggattttggggaaattctCGGGAAACCAACGGGAAAATCAGGAATATCAATCCCAAATCCAGCTGCTTCCGTGCCCTGTCAAAACCCTTGGAATTGCTTCTCGGAGCAGAACCAGGCTGGAATTCGCCTTTGGAAAAGGAACCTTTGGAAAAGGAACCTTTGGGATATTCCAGACGGGATATTTGGGATGCCATTGTGGTGTTTTTAGTGGAAAATCCCTTTTCCAGACAGGTTTTATCCTGCTTTTTCTTGGAAATTTTTCCCATGGAATTCTCCCCTTGTCCCAGTGATTCCCAGAAAACCAAACTGCCCAGGctttttcccaccatttttccCGAATTTTCGGCTTTAATAAAGACCACACGGATTACAGGGATCAAGGAATGCCTctggaatttttatttcaataaagCTTTGGAATTCCGACGATTCCCGGCCCTGTCTTCTCCTTGTTCCAATCACCGGCGTCGTCTTCTTTGGGAATTTCCACATTTCGGGAACGCGGCTCCTTGAGATTCCTGGGAATGAGGAATTGGAAGTCCAAAGCTTTtgagaaaatgggaattttgtgcCTCTGTTCCCTGCTAGATCCATGGATTAAGCCGGGCTTAACAGTGGGAATACACCACCAAATCCAGGCTTTTCTTCCCGAAAATCCGCTTCCGAGCCTCGTTCCGAGCCTCCGGGGAACCTCCCTCGATTCACTGCCTGGCCGGGAAAACTGGGAATTGTATTCCAGAGGCGCCTAAAACCGGGATTCTCCCGGCTGGGATGCGTTCATTCCAAAAAATTCTGGGTTTTCCATCCGTTTTTCCATGCTCTGGGGAAGGGATTGTAATTCCAAACTCCAAAATGCCGACTTCCTCCTAGGAAAGGCCATGCAAAGGGCAGGGGCGTGGAAATTCCAAGGAATTCTCTGGAAAACCACGTGGATCCTCAGGTTTTCCTTCGGAAAAAATTCCTGAAACTTCCCaagtttttcctctcctttcattCCCGAGGAAGTTCTTGAGGAAGAGGATCCAGGTCGGGCCCGAAGGTAACAGTGCGCAGCCGTTTGTGCTTCCAGGGGGTTCTGGATtccaaggaaaagcaggaattgggggggagggggacatTCCACTGGGAATATCTGGCGGAATTCCGGCTGGGAATTGTGCTGTGGAAGCATGCAGGAGGTGCTTGGATTCCCTGGCAGATCCCATCTTTTCCCAGAGGGAACCGGAGCAGGGAATTGTGGGAGCGCGTTGGCATTCCCGCTTTTTGGCGGGATGCCTCGAGGCGGCTTTTGCTCCCAGTTGAACGTAGGTCAAGTTTAAAGTTAATCCTGAGCCTCTCCGGCTTTGCCACTTTGGAAGACACGGAGTCAGCATTCCCAAATCCAGGATCCGGCTCAGCTTCCATGGaagctccagctgctggaatTCCCTAATAaaagaggctggaaaagctgagCTGGAAGCAGGAGAGGTTTTAACAGAACTGAGCCGGAGCAAAGCTGAGCTTAAGCGCAGGGAATTTGCTGCATTCCAACGCCGGGCTCGATCTGTTGGGAATTGTTTCCCTGAGTGCTGCTCCTAATCCTAAGGAAGTTTGGGATTTCCTTCGGCTGGGATCGGTTTTTCCATAATTCCTCCAAAAGAAAACTTTGGGAATGCTCTCCCTCCTCTGAAGTGAAGCTTTGGGAATTGGAGGAGCCCATTTTGTCCCAAGGCTTTGGAAAAGAGCTGGGAAAGCGGGAATTCAGAGCAGGGCCGTGTCTATGGCAGcttccaggtgctggagcagagcctcgggagaaggagagagggaagtgAGATCCAGCTTCCGGAAATCCTCGTTAGCGCTTAACGAGCTCAGCACCTTCACCGTCCTCTTGAGGTCGAACACGGCGTGCAGCATTCCCAAGGTGGAAATGGCGGCTTTGGAATCGTTGCGGGCGGAGGATTCCTCGTCCAGGCCCTTCTCCAGGATGGAAACGCGGTTCTCGGCGATGACTTTGAGGAAGTTGTAGAATTCCTTGTAGTCGATGCCGGTGCAGGATTTCATGATCAGCTGGAGGGGGTGGAATGAAATGGGAATAACGGCGGGGAAATGCCGGGAGAAATTCCTGAAAAGTTACAggagaaatcccccaaaaatcccaggaaaaatccccaaaaaatccctggaaaagtcCCAAAAGTCacaggaaaaatccccaaaaagtcccaggaaaaatccccaaaaatcccagggaaaatccccaaaaaatccctggaaaagtccccaaaaagtcacaggaaaaatccccaaaaaatcccccaaaaatccctggaaaagtccccaaaaagtcacaggaaaatcccccaaaaatcccaggaaaattccccaaaaagtcacaggaaaaatcccacaaaaatctccagaaaaatttcaaaaaaatctccccaaaaatcccaggaaaattccccaaaaattctcaggaaaaaccccaggagaaaccccaggaaaaatcccaggaaaattccccaaaaaatcccaggaaaaatccccaaaatattaaaggaaaaatcctaaaaaaattccccaaaaattccctgtccctccaggccttgtccccagtccctctccagctctcctggagcccctttaggccctgccaggggctctgagctctccctggatccttcccttctccaggggaacattcccagctctgtggaTCCTGCAGTTTCCCAGATTCCCAGCCAACATTCCAACCTGGATCCATCCAACCCACCCCGCCATTCCCAAACTTTTCGAGGGACTATTTCCCAGCAAAACAAAGCTCTCCCCATCTCCCACTTCCTTCGAAACACCACAATTCCCATCTAGGAGGTGAAAGGCTCCGCTCCAACCATGGAATCCCGGAATTCCGGAGATCCGGGATCCGGCTGTACCTGGCACTGGAGGTGCCGGTCATCCATGGGATCTTTCCAGCGGTTGATTTCCCGCTGGACGGCCGCCAGCTCATCCTGCAGGAAGCCCCACATGACGGCCACGTTGCAGCCGTTGACCCAGTTGTGGTTGATGGAAATGGTGTCTTCCTGAGGGAAAAAATCCGGGATAACAGCGGGAGAATCGGGAATTAATGCTCGGTGAAGTCGGGAGGAAGGATTGGAAGGAATCGGCTGTGCCAGAATTCCCGTTCCCGAGAAAGGGAAATGCTTCCTTGGCATCGGAATGGGTTGGGAATTGCTTCTTTTCATATCCCCGaatatcccaaatcccacaaatcccAAAGGCGGCGGGGCCAGAGGGAAGCGGGTGTTGGTGTTGGGATGGAATCCCCTGGGAATCCTTTGTTACTGTTCCATCATTCCATTCAAATTCCCAGTTGGAAGCGGGAtgaacaaccccaccctgggtgTGGCTCATGCACGATCCCATTCCTGAGGGGCTGGAAGCATTTCCCAGCAAAAGAGCGGGAAAATGGGACGCAGGCAGCTTTTTCCATGGAATCCTCTCCTACATCCCGGTGTTCCAAGGAGCTTTTGATGGTTTAACATCCCAGAATTCCCGAATGGTGTGGGATGGAGGGGATCTTAAAGGTCATCCCattccacgggcagggacacttcctgatagcccaggttgctccaagctggAATTTCTCCCTCCCGGGAAGGATTTCCatcccttcttcttcctttttcccatgattttcctcctcctccccccagttCCACGCCATGGAATTCCTGGAATTCTTCGGCTTGGGAAGGACCCTAAggatcatcccattcccagccattccatgGGCTGGACACTTCCCGCTATCCCAAATTGCTCCAAgctgaccttggacacttccaggcatccaggagcttctccaggaattccatcccagtgcctcaaCTCCTTCCCAACACCCCCTGGGAGACCAAATCCGCTTTTCCCTCTgcacctccccaaatcctcgaCATCCCAAGAAAACCTTTGGAATTCCATCAGCCAAGAAGGAGCTGATCCAAGCGGGAACAATTCCCAGTGGGATCCACATTCCCTCACCAGGTTATGAACCTGATGGTGCCATCCGCTGGGAACGAAGACGATCTCTCCGGATTCCTGGATAATTTCCAGAGGGGGCTGGCTCTGGCTGTAACGGGGATAAATCCGCTTATCCCGAAGATCCGGAGCCGTCACGTCGAAAGGAAGATTCCCGTGGCAATCCTTCAGGAATTCCTCGTGGCCCGCGGGATAGAGCAGCCAGCGCTTCCTCCCGCAGATGTTGGCGGACCAGCTGTAGGAGCGGAAGACGTCGGCGTGGAACGgggtcctgggaaaggagggatgGGCGGGAAGTGAAtcccagggaaaggagggatgggagggaaGTGAATCCCGGGGAAAgcagggatgggtgggaagtgaaTCCCGGGGAAAGCAGGGATGGGAGGGAAGCGAATCCCAGGGAAAgcagggatgggtgggaagtgaaTCCCGGGGAAAGCAGCGGTGGGAGGGAAGTGAATCCCAGGGAAAGCAGGGATGGGAGGGAAGGCAATCCCAGGGAATGCAGGGATGGGAGGGAAGGCAATCCCGGGGAAGACTGAGTGGGATTGGAGTTGTTGGGAAGCTGAGAGGCTGCTCCCAAAATTCATCTGGAATTTGGGTTGGATGATGGAGTTTGGTCTATTAAGAAGCCATTGGATCCATGCtgatcccaaaattcctcatgGAAAGGTGTCCTGGGGAAAGCAGGGATGGGCGGGAAGGCTGAGAGGGATTGGAGTCGTTGGGAAGCTGAGAtggggatcccaaaattccGCTGGAATTTGGGTTGGCTGATGGAGTTTTGGCTATTAAGAGGTCACTGTATGCATGCTGATCCCAAAATTCCTCTGGAATTTGGGTTGGATGATGGACTGTGGTCCATTAAAAAGCCATTGGATCCATGCtgatcccaaaattcctcagGAATTTGGGTTGGCTGATGGTCTGTTAAAAGGTCACTGTATCCATGCTGATGCCGAAATTCCTCAGGAATTTGGGTTGGATGATGGAGTTTGATCCTTTAAAACCCCCCTGTATCCATGCTGATCCCAAACTTTCTCCTCCTCTGGAATTTGGGTTGGATCACGGAGTTTGATCCATTAAAAACCCACTCCATCCACACCGATCCCACCCAAGCCCTTCCTCATGGAATTTTCCATGGATTATGGAATGTTTTCCATCCTCTGGGCTTCTCCCCTCTTCAGTtgatcccaaaaattcccctgGGGCAGGGAATTCTGGGATGGCACCGgataaaaatcccccaaaggcAACTTTGTAACCAACACTGgaattcctcccaaaatccacctgaacattttattttttttgggaacaattttggggattttttttttccttttccatcccaTCCAGATCCAACCGGGACATTGGACCTGCCAGGAATTCTCctgggagtttttggggatttttcctggggattttttgggatttttcctgggaattttttgggattttttggggatttttcctgtcattttggggattttttcccgggaatttttgggatttttttggggatctTTCCTCAGaactttttgggatttttcccaagattttttggggatttttttcccaggattttttgggatttttcctgtaactttttggggattttcctgggattattttgggatttttgggggattttcgggAAATTTTCTGGGGATTTTTCCTGCGACTTTTGGTGGATTTgtcctgggatttttccagggactttttggggatttttcctgtagcattttggggatttttcctgggattttttgggaatttttcagaggattttccctgggattttggggatttttttggaatttttgggggatttttcctgtgacttttggtggatttttcctgggatttttccagggatttttggggtatttttcctgagaaatttcctgggatttttcctgagaatttttggggatttttcctgtAACTTTGGCAGgatttttccagggattttttggggattcttCCTGTagcattttggggatttttccagggatttttggggggatttttcctgtgactttttagggatttttcctgggattttttggggaatttttctgggagttttgggggaatttttgggggattttttgggggatttttgggggatttttttctgtaacttttggggattttttt
This genomic interval from Aphelocoma coerulescens isolate FSJ_1873_10779 chromosome 2, UR_Acoe_1.0, whole genome shotgun sequence contains the following:
- the JMJD4 gene encoding 2-oxoglutarate and iron-dependent oxygenase JMJD4 isoform X1; its protein translation is MDRATFARSTAFFRDSGNSSPASAALPGNQVDFIDKVESFTYSDFFRDYLLPNHPCVLSAKFTEDWSSRRTWVTRHGQPNFEHLLQKFGEAVVPVANCDLKEYNSNPKEQLPFKEYVEYWREYIRSGYRSSRGCLYLKDWHLSRAFPELDVYSTPVYFSSDWLNEYWDAVAVDDYRFVYMGPKGSWTPFHADVFRSYSWSANICGRKRWLLYPAGHEEFLKDCHGNLPFDVTAPDLRDKRIYPRYSQSQPPLEIIQESGEIVFVPSGWHHQVHNLEDTISINHNWVNGCNVAVMWGFLQDELAAVQREINRWKDPMDDRHLQCQLIMKSCTGIDYKEFYNFLKVIAENRVSILEKGLDEESSARNDSKAAISTLGMLHAVFDLKRTVKVLSSLSANEDFRKLDLTSLSPSPEALLQHLEAAIDTALL
- the JMJD4 gene encoding 2-oxoglutarate and iron-dependent oxygenase JMJD4 isoform X3, which encodes MDRATFARSTAFFRDSGNSSPASAALPGNQVDFIDKVESFTYSDFFRDYLLPNHPCVLSAKFTEDWSSRRTWVTRHGQPNFEHLLQKFGEAVVPVANCDLKEYNSNPKEQLPFKEYVEYWREYIRSGYRSSRGCLYLKDWHLSRAFPELDVYSTPVYFSSDWLNEYWDAVAVDDYRTPFHADVFRSYSWSANICGRKRWLLYPAGHEEFLKDCHGNLPFDVTAPDLRDKRIYPRYSQSQPPLEIIQESGEIVFVPSGWHHQVHNLEDTISINHNWVNGCNVAVMWGFLQDELAAVQREINRWKDPMDDRHLQCQLIMKSCTGIDYKEFYNFLKVIAENRVSILEKGLDEESSARNDSKAAISTLGMLHAVFDLKRTVKVLSSLSANEDFRKLDLTSLSPSPEALLQHLEAAIDTALL
- the JMJD4 gene encoding 2-oxoglutarate and iron-dependent oxygenase JMJD4 isoform X2, coding for MDRATFARSTAFFRDSGNSSPASAALPGNQVDFIDKVESFTYSDFFRDYLLPNHPCVLSAKFTEDWSSRRTWVTRHGQPNFEHLLQKFGEAVVPVANCDLKEYNSNPKEQLPFKEYVEYWREYIRSGYRSSRGCLYLKDWHLSRAFPELDVYSTPVYFSSDWLNEYWDAVAVDDYRFVYMGPKGSWTPFHADVFRSYSWSANICGRKRWLLYPAGHEEFLKDCHGNLPFDVTAPDLRDKRIYPRYSQSQPPLEIIQESGEIVFVPSGWHHQEDTISINHNWVNGCNVAVMWGFLQDELAAVQREINRWKDPMDDRHLQCQLIMKSCTGIDYKEFYNFLKVIAENRVSILEKGLDEESSARNDSKAAISTLGMLHAVFDLKRTVKVLSSLSANEDFRKLDLTSLSPSPEALLQHLEAAIDTALL